In the Deltaproteobacteria bacterium genome, CTGAACTTCCCGGCCGGGCTGGTCGTGTACTGGCTCGTAAACAACATCCTCTCCATAGTCCAGCAGTACTACATCCAGCGCACGGCCCGCTGAGGGCCGCCGGGCCGAGGCCCCGCGCGCCGCGCTCCTTCGCAGATGGTCCGTAACGACACGATAGCCGCCGCCGCCACCCCCTGGGGCGAGGGCGGCGTGGCCGTTGTCAGGCTCAGCGGGCCGGAGGCCGTGGCTGCGGCCCGCCGGGTCTTTTCCGGCGGGCTGCCCGGCCGCGCCCGGCCGCGCCGTCTCTACTACGGCTCCTTCATCGACCCCGAGGGCGGCGGCCCCATAGACGACGGCTTCGTCGTCTTCATGTACGGTCCCGCCTCCTACACGGGCGAGGACACGGCCGAGCTGCACTGCCACGGAAGCCCCCTGGTGGTGGGCCGCCTGCTCGATGTCCTCTGCCGCGCCGGCGTCCGCCTCGCCGAGCCCGGCGAGTTCACCAGGCGTGCCTTCCTTAACGGAAAGCTCGATCTCGCCCAGGCCGAGGCCGTGGCCGACCTCATAGGGGCCGCCACGGACCGGGCCCTCGATGCGGCGCGCCGCAGGCTATCGGGGGCGCTCTCGCGCAGGGTGGCGGCGATCAAGACCCCGCTTCTCGAACTCACGGCCCGCGTCGAGGCGGAGCTCGACTTTCCCGAAGAGGAGGACGTGGAGAGTGTCTGCGAGGCGGGGGTCCGCCGCGCCGTGGAGGAGGCCGAAGCGGGGCTGCGGGCCCTCCTCGCCACCTACCGCGGGGGACGGGTGCTTCGAAGCGGCCTTGAGACGGCCATTATCGGACGGCCCAACGTGGGGAAGTCGAGCCTTCTTAACCTGCTCCTCAGCGAGGAGCGGGCCATCGTCACGCCCCTTCCGGGCACGACGCGCGACGTGATAGAAGAGGTGGTCAACATAAGGGGCGTGCCCGTGAGGCTCGCGGACACGGCCGGGCTGCGCGAGGCGGCCGGCCGGGCCGAGGAGATCGGCGTGGAGCGTGCGAGGAAGCGGGCCGCGGCGGCCGACCTCGTGCTCTTCGTCGTGGACGCCTCGGCCGCCGACCACGACGAGGACACGGCGCTCCTCGACGCCCTCGGCGCCGCAAGGGTCGTGGTGGTGGCCAACAAGCGCGACCTCGTGGACGAAGGGGCCGAAGAGGCCCTGCGCGAGCGGTTCGCCGGACGCAGGGTCGTCTTCGTCTCGGCCCTCGAGGGCACGGGGCTCGGCGGGCTCGAATCCGCCGTCTTCGAAGAGGCGATGGGGGCGGGCGGCCAGATCGGGGCCGGCCTTTCGGACGGCGTCGAGGGCGCGCAGATAGCCACGCTGCGTCACAAGAAGGCCGTGGAAAGGGCGATTGAGGGGCTGGAGCGGGCCGGGGCGGCGCCCGACAGGGCGTGCCTCGCCTCGGAGCTTCGCTCGGCGCTCAACGCACTGGGAGAGATAACGGGCGAGACGACGACCGAGGAGATACTTGACGAGATATTCGGCCGTTTCTGCCTCGGCAAGTAACGGCCGCCGTATTTATTGCACTGAGGGAACCTTTTTTACAAAAAGGTTCCCTCAGACTCCCTCCAAAAATTTTTAACGCCCTGCGGATCATCCCGGTTTTGCTTGCAAAACCGGGATGATCCGCAGGGAATTGAAAGTCTTTGAAGGGGGCGTCCTGCCCGCACCGGCTGCCTCTTAAGGCTGCCCGCGGGGCAGCCGAAGAGCCGAATAACATACGATGGGGCGGGGGGAGAAACGTGGGCCTATGGCCCTTCTACAGAAAGTTTCCTCCAGGGTGATCAAATGGCCTCGCGCAGGTGTCTTATCTCGCTGAGGCGGAAGACCGGTCCTTCCCGGCAGCAGTAGACGCTGTTTATCTGGCAGTGTCCGCACTTGCCCACGCCGCACTTCATGCGCCGTTCGAGGGAGACGAAGATATCCTGGCCGCTTATCTTCTTGTCGCCCAGGCCGAGGATGACGTACTTGTACATGACCGGCGGGCCTATGACCACGGCCGTCGTGGAGGCGCCGTCGAGCTCAAGCGGCGGCAGCAGCGTGGTCACGACACCCGTCTTGCCTTTCCAGCGGGGGTGGGGCCTGTCGACCGTCACCTCCACCTCCACTCCGGCCTCGCGCCACCTGTCGAGCTCGTCCCTGAAGAGAAGTTCGTCGGGACCCTTTATGCCGTAGAGGAGGATGAGCCTGCCGTAGCGCTCCCTTCGGGCCGTGACGGCCTTTATGAGCGGGCGCATGG is a window encoding:
- the mnmE gene encoding tRNA uridine-5-carboxymethylaminomethyl(34) synthesis GTPase MnmE yields the protein MVRNDTIAAAATPWGEGGVAVVRLSGPEAVAAARRVFSGGLPGRARPRRLYYGSFIDPEGGGPIDDGFVVFMYGPASYTGEDTAELHCHGSPLVVGRLLDVLCRAGVRLAEPGEFTRRAFLNGKLDLAQAEAVADLIGAATDRALDAARRRLSGALSRRVAAIKTPLLELTARVEAELDFPEEEDVESVCEAGVRRAVEEAEAGLRALLATYRGGRVLRSGLETAIIGRPNVGKSSLLNLLLSEERAIVTPLPGTTRDVIEEVVNIRGVPVRLADTAGLREAAGRAEEIGVERARKRAAAADLVLFVVDASAADHDEDTALLDALGAARVVVVANKRDLVDEGAEEALRERFAGRRVVFVSALEGTGLGGLESAVFEEAMGAGGQIGAGLSDGVEGAQIATLRHKKAVERAIEGLERAGAAPDRACLASELRSALNALGEITGETTTEEILDEIFGRFCLGK
- a CDS encoding oxidoreductase, whose translation is MGSSRRARSAEPSSPYTPHRGRIERVEAVTAREKFFRISPVAQTPPPHRPGQFFMVSLPGYGEAPFSICSPPEPSGAFELCIRAVGNLTRALHRLEAGDIIGYRGPYGRGFPVEELRGRHVLFIAGGIGLVPMRPLIKAVTARRERYGRLILLYGIKGPDELLFRDELDRWREAGVEVEVTVDRPHPRWKGKTGVVTTLLPPLELDGASTTAVVIGPPVMYKYVILGLGDKKISGQDIFVSLERRMKCGVGKCGHCQINSVYCCREGPVFRLSEIRHLREAI